One window from the genome of Cryobacterium sp. GrIS_2_6 encodes:
- a CDS encoding phosphatase PAP2 family protein, giving the protein MLRPERAATPNARRVSRRWPLISGLAAVALACALGALIATRDHGLPLSIDAEWMRELIENREPIWQFLALTMDFLGGGVVASLVVPALVAVALLVARRPWAAAYYLVATVVTGGAVQLLKQFFGRARPENLLTNLDFGSFPSGHVANAATMAAVMAILLPRIWVVVAGTVYTALMMISRTYLGAHWLTDTLGALLLGIGVAIVTWAPLAARLDGERALARERR; this is encoded by the coding sequence ATGTTGCGTCCTGAGCGTGCGGCTACACCGAACGCACGACGCGTCTCCCGCCGCTGGCCGCTCATCAGCGGCCTCGCAGCCGTCGCCCTTGCCTGTGCGCTGGGCGCTCTGATCGCAACGCGCGACCATGGGCTGCCGTTGTCCATCGATGCGGAATGGATGCGGGAACTGATTGAAAATCGGGAACCCATCTGGCAATTCCTTGCACTTACGATGGACTTCCTCGGAGGCGGCGTTGTGGCGTCCCTCGTCGTGCCGGCGCTCGTCGCCGTCGCGCTGCTTGTGGCACGACGTCCCTGGGCAGCGGCTTACTACCTGGTCGCGACAGTCGTCACCGGAGGCGCCGTCCAACTCCTCAAACAATTCTTCGGACGCGCACGCCCCGAGAATCTCCTGACGAATCTCGATTTCGGATCTTTCCCATCTGGCCACGTTGCCAACGCCGCGACGATGGCCGCAGTCATGGCGATTCTCCTGCCACGCATCTGGGTTGTGGTCGCCGGGACCGTCTACACGGCCCTCATGATGATCAGTCGCACCTATCTCGGTGCACACTGGCTCACCGATACCCTGGGCGCCCTGCTGCTCGGAATCGGCGTCGCGATTGTCACGTGGGCGCCGCTCGCCGCCAGGCTCGACGGTGAACGCGCGCTCGCCAGGGAACGCAGGTAA